In the genome of Nymphaea colorata isolate Beijing-Zhang1983 chromosome 9, ASM883128v2, whole genome shotgun sequence, one region contains:
- the LOC116261051 gene encoding uncharacterized protein LOC116261051: MRNTIRCCISCILPCGSLDVIRVVHLNGRVEEFTTSVKAGDVMRANPKHVLRRRTSDDGVVHRIVVLPADAELQRGKIYFLVPVRTSSPPEPKSCSASHHQHHHHHRKKNQEFSTVSSKPNPSKSQQLVSDRYLSDILSENAGMSGDQRRGRVGVWRPRLASISELPSDS, from the coding sequence ATGAGGAACACCATCCGGTGCTGCATCTCCTGCATCCTCCCCTGCGGCTCCCTGGATGTAATCCGAGTCGTTCATCTCAATGGCCGGGTCGAGGAGTTCACCACATCAGTGAAAGCCGGCGACGTCATGAGGGCTAATCCCAAGCACGTTCTCCGTCGCCGGACGTCCGACGACGGCGTCGTCCACCGCATCGTCGTCCTCCCCGCCGACGCCGAGCTGCAGCGCGGCAAGATCTACTTCCTAGTGCCCGTCAGAACTTCCAGCCCCCCAGAACCAAAGTCCTGCTCCGCCTCccaccaccagcaccaccaccaccacaggAAGAAGAATCAAGAATTCTCGACCGTGTCGTCCAAACCCAATCCCTCCAAATCCCAGCAGCTCGTCTCCGATCGATATCTGTCCGATATCTTATCGGAGAACGCCGGCATGTCTGGGGATCAGCGCCGAGGACGCGTCGGTGTCTGGCGGCCTCGTTTAGCGAGCATATCCGAGTTGCCTTCGGATTCGTAA